The genomic DNA tttttgaggcggagtctcactctgtcgcccaggctggagtgcggtggcacgatctcagctcactgcaacctctgcctcccgggttcaagcgattctcctgcctcagcctcctgagtagctgggattacaggtgcatgccaccatacccggctaatttttgtacttttagtagagatggggtttcaccatgttggtcaggcttgtctcgaactactgacctcgtaatctgcatgcctcggcctcccaaagtgctgggattacgagtatgagccactgcgcccggccatttcaCTTTTATTCTAGACAATCTCCATCAGAAAATTGAAACAGATGATGTATCTCTGTAGTCATTTTCCTCCCCTGTTTGATTCCTTTTTCTTAGCCACTGCAAGAGACCAGTGCCCACACCCTTCCCACTATTGTGTTCCCACTAATAATAAGCTTTGATCCTCAAATATTCCTCACCCATCTTTCACCCTTCATGATGTTTGAAAAAGGTTTTCACTCACTTTTCTTACAAAAGCCTGCTGTCAGCAAGCTGTGAAGTTTAAAAACTATTTCACAAACTGAGGAGTAAATATTTGAaaccattaatttttatttattttatgaatatttgtattttacttgTAAAACAAATGCTAAGtcataaaaaaaagatatttaattgaatCATTTCAAATACCTAAAAAGGccattgggaaaaatatttagcCACTGTGAGTCCGGAAAAGAGACAATAGGGAACTATCTGATGGTGGGCTTCCACTAAATTAATCCATGCAAAAATCCCACTTTGAGTTTGattgctgtatttttttcctagttctcCTCCCAAATAGAAATGCTAGAGTCCTTCCAGAAATCAGAGCAAATGGCCTGGAGCAATCAGTCTGTGGTAACCGAATTCATACTACGGGGTCTGTCCAGTTCTTTCGAACTCCAGATTTTCTACTTCCTGCTTTTCTCCATAGTCTATGCAGCCACTGTGCTGGGGAACCTTCTTATTGTGGTCACCATCGCATCAGAGCCACACCTTCATTCCCCCATGTACTTTCTGCTGGGCAATCTCTCCTTCATTGACATGTCCCTGGCCTCATTTGCCACCCCCAAAATGATTACAGACTTCCTTAGTGAACACAAAGCCATCACTTTTGAAGGCTGCATGACCCAGATATTCTTCCTGCATCTCTTAGGGGGTGCTGAGATTGTACTGCTGATCTCCATGTCCTTTGATAGGTATGTGGCTATCTGTAAGCCTCTACGTTACCTAACAATCATGAGCCAGAGAATGTGTGTTGGGCTTGTGATACTTTCCTGGATTGTCGGCATCTTCCATGCTCTGAGTCAGTTAACATTTACAGTGAATCTGCCCTTCTGTGGACCCAATGAAGTAGACAGTTTCTTTTGTGACCTCCCTTTGGGGATTAAACTCGCTTGTGTCGACACATATATTCTGGGGGTGTTCATGATCTCAACCAGTGGCATGATTGCCCTGGTGTGCTTCATCGTCTTGGTGATCTCCTACACTATCATCCTGGTCACCGTTCGGCAGCATTCCTCTGCTGGATCCTCCAAAGCCCTCTCCACGTGCAGTGCCCACTTTACTGTTGTGACCCTTTTCTTTGGCCCATGCATTTTCATCTATGTGTGGCCTTTCACAGATTTCCCAATAGACAAAGTACTCTCAGTGTTTTATACCATATTCACTCCCCTCTTGAATCCAGTGATCTATACACTTAGGAATAAAGATGTCAAGTATTCAATGAGGAAACTAAGCAGCCATATCTTTAAATCTAGGAAGACTGATCATACTTCTTAATTTTCctcataggaaaataaaatacttcttcaGCATTTATCCCCCTCATTCAATTGGTCAACATATTGATGCTATTGCAAGAAATCAATTAGTTCGTGGTAGAACTGTTTCTGTAACCAGCCTCAGCTGTCATGAAGTTCTAGTCATATTAATTGTTTCTTACACAACATGACATTTACTGTAGAGCATGATAAAATGTATACTTAATGTTTTATGTGAAAGGACCaacaatatcaaatatttatttttttagatctATTGGAATATAATTTCCTTTGAGACTTTCACGTTTTAAGAAAGAGTAGATTTCCTCCCTATCTCTAGCAATAGTctctaagaaaaaagacaagtatAAAAGCACCAGCACCTAGTATAGTACCCTATACGCTAAAGTAGCAATAGAATGTTTATTGCTGACAAGATGCTAATGAATGTGGGTTTTTTGTAGCTCAAAATTCAGAAGGCAATAGAGGGTTTTTGGTAAGTAAAAATATTAGGAATGTATCTTACTTTAGTCCCTACGTTCCCTAGAGTGGACTCCATAGTTTTAAAACAGTATAGGAAACTCCATGCAAATTCTTATAgtcatatctatatctatgtctatcatatctatctatctatctatctatctatctatctatctatctatctgattAAAAGGAACCTAGAGTACTATACAACAAATCTCATTCACAGCCCtgctctacaaaagataaaagtaaGACCCAATGATACACTAGGTTTTTCAAAATCATGCTAAGTAGAGACAAAATCTACATCATTCACTCACAAATATAGATGTTTATTTCCTAAGC from Nomascus leucogenys isolate Asia unplaced genomic scaffold, Asia_NLE_v1 001645F_29171_qpd_obj, whole genome shotgun sequence includes the following:
- the LOC115834275 gene encoding olfactory receptor 4K3-like, which encodes MAWSNQSVVTEFILRGLSSSFELQIFYFLLFSIVYAATVLGNLLIVVTIASEPHLHSPMYFLLGNLSFIDMSLASFATPKMITDFLSEHKAITFEGCMTQIFFLHLLGGAEIVLLISMSFDRYVAICKPLRYLTIMSQRMCVGLVILSWIVGIFHALSQLTFTVNLPFCGPNEVDSFFCDLPLGIKLACVDTYILGVFMISTSGMIALVCFIVLVISYTIILVTVRQHSSAGSSKALSTCSAHFTVVTLFFGPCIFIYVWPFTDFPIDKVLSVFYTIFTPLLNPVIYTLRNKDVKYSMRKLSSHIFKSRKTDHTS